The genomic interval TAAAAAAATGGATAAAGCTGAGGGAGAAGAAATTGCAAAGATAATAAAAAATATTGAAACTGATGAAGATGATGAAGGAGTTGAATTAACATTAGATGAAATCTTATAAAGTTGTTTATAAAAAAGAAGCTGTAAAATTTATGAAATCTCATAAATTAGAGGGTACTAAATTCTTTAAAGCTTTTGAAGAGATTTCGAAAGATGTTACAAAAATAAATCTGTATGATATTAAGGACTATCATACTTCTGAAGTTGGAGAGTTTTTTAGACTTAGAATCGGTAAATATAGAGCAATTTTTAAGATAGACAAAAATATTATAACTATATTAGTCTTAGATATTGGAAGTCGTGGAGACATCTATAAAAAATAAAATATGCTATACTATATTAAACAATCCACGATAAAGGAGGATAATTTATGAAAAGGTTAGCAATAGGACTAAGTGACTTTAAACATTTAATAGAAGAAGATTTTTATTATTTTGATAAAACAAAATTTATAGAAGAAGTAATAAAAGATGGCTCACAAGTAAAATTATTTGCAAGACCTAGAAGATTTGGGAAAACATTAAATATGTCTATGTTAAAGTACTTCTTTGATATAGAAAATAAAGAAGAAAATAAAGAAATATTTAAAGATTTGTATATAGAAAAAACAGAAGCCTTTAAAGAACAAGGACAGTACCCAGTTATATTTTTATCATTAAAAGATTTAAAAGCTTTAACTTGGGAACAAATGGAAAAAGCTATAAAATCAGCAATTTCAAGATTATTTTCAGAGTATAAATATTTATTAAATGTTTTAGATAAATTTGACACTCTTGCATTCGAGAATATTCTTCTGAAAAATACTGAATTAGAAGATTTAAAAGAAGCATTAAAGTTTTTAACAAGAATACTATATGAAAAATATAATAAAAAGGTAGTAGTATTAATAGATGAATACGATAGCCCATTAGTATCAGCCTATATAAATGGATATTATGAAAAAGCAAAAGATTTCTTTAAAACTTTTTATAGTACAGTATTAAAAGATAATAGCTATTTACAAATGGGAGTTCTAACTGGAATAATAAGAGTGATAAAAGCTGGAATATTCTCAGATTTAAATAATTTAAGTACATATACAATATTAAGTGATGTCTACACAGATAGCTATGGTTTAACAGAAGAAGAAGTAGAAAAAAGCCTTAAATATTATGGAATAGAGCAAGAAATATCAAATGTAAAAGATTGGTATGATGGATATAAATTTGGAGATAGTGAAGTATATAATCCTTGGAGTATATTAAATTTTTTAAGATTTAAAGAATTGAGAGCTTATTGGGTGGATACATCAGGAAATGATTTGATAAATGATGTATTAAAAAAAATAACAAAGAATACAATAGAAGCACTTGAAAGATTATTTAATGGAGAAGGATTAAAACAAAATATATCAGGGACATCAGATTTATCAAAATTACTAAGTGAAGATGAATTATGGGAATTGATGTTATTCAGTGGTTATTTAACAGTAGAAGAAAAAATAGATCATAAGAATTATGTTTTAAGATTACCAAATAAGGAAATTAAGGAGCTTTTTAGAGATACTTTTTTAGAAAAATATTTCGGTAGAGGAAGTAAATTATTGTATTTAATGGAAGCCTTAACAGAAAATAGAATAGATGAATATGAAGAAAGATTACAAGAGATACTATTAACTTCAGTTAGCTATAATGACACTAAGAAAGGTAATGAAGCTTTTTACCATGGATTGATTATGGGTATGGGACTGTATTTAGAAGGTGAGTATATTACAAAATCAAATATAGAAAGTGGTTTAGGAAGATATGACTTTGTAATAGAGCCAAAGAATAAAACTAAAAGAGCCTTTATAATGGAATTTAAAGCAACAGATAGCATAGAAAATTTAGAAGAAATATCAAAAGAAGCATTAAGACAAATAGAGAATAAAAAATATGATGTATCACTAAAACAAAATGGTGTAAAAGATATAACATATATGGGTATAGCATTTTGTGGAAAACAAATTAAAATTAGTTATAAATAGAAAAAACTTTAAACTGTTACAACCTTGTAACAGTTTTTTTCTTGCTATTATAAAGCTATTATAGTATAATCAAATAAATACAAAAACTAAGGAGGTTTTTATTTTGAAGAAGTTAGATAAAGAAAAAATTCTTGCACTTGCACCTAATTCATCTGCCGTTGCAAATGCAAAGAAAATTTGTAGCAGTGGATCTTTTGTAAAGTTAGCACACTCATCTGATGATACTTTCTATATGGGAGAATGTAAAGGAAGCGGAAAATCAAATTACATTGTTTCTGCTGATTTTATAGATGATGAAAATCCTGTTATGAGATGTACTTGTCCAAGTAGACAATTTCCTTGTAAGCACGGTTTAGCTTTATTGTTTGAAATAGCTGATGGAAAAACTTTTGAAGAATGTGAAATTCCTGAAGATATTTTAGCAAAAAGAGAAAAGAAAGAAAAAACTAAGGCTAAGAAAGAAAAAGAAAGTGCTGAAGGAACTGTAAAAGAAAAGAAAGCACCTTCAAAAGTTTCAAAAGCTGCCAGAACAAAGAAAATTAACAAACAAATTGAAGGTTTAGATTTAATTAAAAATATAAGTACTCAACTTTTAAAATTGGGACTTTCAACAATAGGAACTGTCTCTTTAAAAGAATATAAAGATGTTGTTAAACAACTAGGTGACTACTATTTACCTGGTCCACAAATTCTATTCCAAAAATTAATTTTAGAAATTCAAGAATATAAGGAAGACCAAGATACAGTACACTATCAACAAGCTTTAGAATGCTTGAAAAGATTGAGAGCAATAGAAAAAAAAGGTAGAGAATATCTAAAAGAAGAGCTTGAAAAAGAAAATCTTGAAATGAGTGACAACACTCTATATGAAGATTTAGGTGGAGTATGGAAGTTAGAGCAACTAAATGACTTAGGTTTAAAGAAAGAAAATGCAAAACTTATACAATTAGCATTTGAAGTAACTTATGATGAAGCTAGTAAAATATATACTGACTATGGATATTGGATAGATATAGAAAGTGGAGAAATATCGTATACAGCTAACTATAGACCTCTTTCTGCTTTAAAATATATTAAGCAAGATGACTCTAATTTTTCTTTAGTTACAGTACCTACTTTAACTTATTATCCAGGTGGATTGAATAAAAGAATAAGATGGGCTAGTGCAAACTTTGAAGAAAAAGATAAAACTTCTTTTAAGAAAATAAAAACTTATGCTAAAAATATAGAAGAAGCGACAAAGATTGCTAAAAATGAATTAAAGAATATTCTAACAGACAATCATGTAGCTTTGCTTTTAGAGTTTGAAAAAATTATGTTTGTAGAAGAAGAAGGAAGTAAAAAATACATTTTAGTGGATAAAAATCAAAAGATGATAGAGCTTAGAAATAATGGTTCTAAAGAATTAACAAAAGTTTTCTATGAGCTTTTACCAAATGAATGTTTAGAAAATCAAGTTATGTTTGTAAAATTATTCCAAAAAGACAGAACTATCTATGCAGAAGCACATAGTATCATAACAGACGATAAAATTGTTCGTTTAGGATTTTAGGGAGGAGTAGAAAATGAATTTTGAACCTTTATATGAATTAAAAAATAGACTTGAAAATGTAGCAGTTGTTGGAATTAACTTAGCTAAAGATGACTTCCGTCTAAAAAGAGCTGTTGAACAACTTAAAGAATATAGTACTGCTGCCAAGGTGTTTAAACAAATATATGATATGGGAAATGAACTGATAAGCACAAATGATGAAGATAAATGCGATTTATTCTTAGATTTACTAGCTTTACTTGATGCTGTTCTTTGTACTCAAGCTACAACTTATTCAGGTGATGAGCCTCAAGAAATAAATACTATTACCAAGAATAAAGATTTCTATAAGGAACTTCATTACAGTGAGTTAAGTCCTCTTGTCTCTGCCTTTACTAGAGAAGGTGGAGGAAGATTAAATATAATAATGGATACCATTGAAAGTAATCCTGAAATAATGAATGATTTTAGAGTAAAAGCTTGTATGATACACGGGCTTTCTGATAAATACTCTGAAATTGCTGATAGAATGGTAGACGAGCTTAAAAAACAAGGAAAAGATATAGTCCCTATATTAAAAGATGGTTTTGATCCACAAGGTAAGAGAAATATGGTCTCTAGACTTGAAATTATTGCCTCTATTTGCAAGGAAGAAGAAAATGACTTCTATAAATACTGTATAGAAAATGGCTCTAAAGAAGTGAAAGAAGATGCAATAGTATATTTAAGTTTTGACCAAAGCAATATTGATTATCTTTTAGATTTAACTAAAACAGAAAAAGGTAAACTTAAAAATAAAGCTTTTGAAGCACTTTCATATATGAGTGATAATAGAGCTGCTGAAGAATGGGGTAAATTCCTTAAAAAGAAAACTTTGGATAATCTTGAATATTTAAGAGGAACAGATCAACAATGGGCATTAGATTACATAAATGACTTTATAGAAAATTATGTAACAGAAACAAAAAATAAAACATTAAAAACAGCAGAAGAAAGAAAAACTGTTGAATATGATATTCTTAAAGTATCTCCATTTATTTTAAAAAATAGAAATGAGAAAAGTTTATTATTCTGTAAAGAGCTATACCCTTTCAATAAATATGAAATAAAAAGAATTTTAAATTTCTACATAGCAAAAGACTTAGATAAAGATGTTATTGATGTAGTTAAAGAATTAGCTAAAGAATATGAAGGGGAATTTTTACAACAAGAATTCTTAATTTCACTTATTAAAGATAAGGCTGAAACTGTTTATAAAAATTTCTCTAAGTATGCAGGAGCAGGAAAAGAAAGAGAAGAAGTAAGAGCATTGTTTAATACTTTCATTAGAGGAAATTACTCTAAAAAGAAAGAAGAACGTAAGGTTCAAGAAGACTTCAGAGATATATTCCAAGTAATTTTACGTATGCATTATAATGAGGAGAATAAGGAATATATTTTAGAATGGCCAGATACTATCGTTGGCTATCCTATACAAATAAAGTTAGATGGCTTTGATAAGAAGTGGTACGATATCATCTTAGGTACTAGCACAGAGATAACAGGAAATTGGGATTATTATGCTTCATCTCATGGAAATTTTAGATATTTATACAATCCAAATATAAAGGGATTAAAAGAAAAGTTTGGAGAATTTTACTATAATATAACGCTTGTTCGTACACCTTATCTTTCTGATATAGAATTTTTAAATAAATTAGAATGGAAAGATTATAAAGATTTTCTTGTGGGTAAGATGGATATAGGAAAAAATATATATTTAATCTCTTATAGATTAAATTATATTTCTGATTTCATAAATAAAATTCCTATATCAGAGGAAGATTTAAAAGCTCAAATTGAAGAATTATTAGAAAAATATAAAACTATTCAAAAATCAACAAGAGATTTATGCCAAACTTGGTTAGATAAATTAAATAGTGGAGTAAAAGTAAAGGACTTATAAGGTTTTAAGGAGAAGGGTAAGATGAATTTTGAACCTTTATATGAATTAAAAAATAGACTTGAAAATGTAGCAGTTGTTGGAATTAACTTAGCTAAAGATGACTTCCGTCTAAAAAGAGCTGTTGAACATCTTAAAGAATATAGTGCTATTGCTAAAGTATTTAAACAAATATATGATATGGGTAATGAACTGATAAGCACAAATGATGAGGATAAATGCGATCTATTTT from Fusobacterium pseudoperiodonticum carries:
- a CDS encoding type II toxin-antitoxin system RelE family toxin codes for the protein MKSYKVVYKKEAVKFMKSHKLEGTKFFKAFEEISKDVTKINLYDIKDYHTSEVGEFFRLRIGKYRAIFKIDKNIITILVLDIGSRGDIYKK
- a CDS encoding SWIM zinc finger family protein, with amino-acid sequence MKKLDKEKILALAPNSSAVANAKKICSSGSFVKLAHSSDDTFYMGECKGSGKSNYIVSADFIDDENPVMRCTCPSRQFPCKHGLALLFEIADGKTFEECEIPEDILAKREKKEKTKAKKEKESAEGTVKEKKAPSKVSKAARTKKINKQIEGLDLIKNISTQLLKLGLSTIGTVSLKEYKDVVKQLGDYYLPGPQILFQKLILEIQEYKEDQDTVHYQQALECLKRLRAIEKKGREYLKEELEKENLEMSDNTLYEDLGGVWKLEQLNDLGLKKENAKLIQLAFEVTYDEASKIYTDYGYWIDIESGEISYTANYRPLSALKYIKQDDSNFSLVTVPTLTYYPGGLNKRIRWASANFEEKDKTSFKKIKTYAKNIEEATKIAKNELKNILTDNHVALLLEFEKIMFVEEEGSKKYILVDKNQKMIELRNNGSKELTKVFYELLPNECLENQVMFVKLFQKDRTIYAEAHSIITDDKIVRLGF
- a CDS encoding AAA family ATPase, producing the protein MKRLAIGLSDFKHLIEEDFYYFDKTKFIEEVIKDGSQVKLFARPRRFGKTLNMSMLKYFFDIENKEENKEIFKDLYIEKTEAFKEQGQYPVIFLSLKDLKALTWEQMEKAIKSAISRLFSEYKYLLNVLDKFDTLAFENILLKNTELEDLKEALKFLTRILYEKYNKKVVVLIDEYDSPLVSAYINGYYEKAKDFFKTFYSTVLKDNSYLQMGVLTGIIRVIKAGIFSDLNNLSTYTILSDVYTDSYGLTEEEVEKSLKYYGIEQEISNVKDWYDGYKFGDSEVYNPWSILNFLRFKELRAYWVDTSGNDLINDVLKKITKNTIEALERLFNGEGLKQNISGTSDLSKLLSEDELWELMLFSGYLTVEEKIDHKNYVLRLPNKEIKELFRDTFLEKYFGRGSKLLYLMEALTENRIDEYEERLQEILLTSVSYNDTKKGNEAFYHGLIMGMGLYLEGEYITKSNIESGLGRYDFVIEPKNKTKRAFIMEFKATDSIENLEEISKEALRQIENKKYDVSLKQNGVKDITYMGIAFCGKQIKISYK